A single window of Thalassomonas viridans DNA harbors:
- the flhA gene encoding flagellar biosynthesis protein FlhA yields the protein MNWNTLKHTKVSIPILLLAILAMVILPLPPWLLDSLFTFNIVLSIMVLLVAVSANRPLDFSVFPTVLLIATLMRLTLNIASTRIVLLHGHEGGDSAGKVIQAFGEVVIGGNYVVGMVVFVILMIINFVVITKGGERISEVAARFTLDALPGKQMAIDADLNAGIIDQHQAKQRRTEVSGEADFYGAMDGASKFVRGDAVAGLLILVINLLGGLSIGVFQHDLTAGEAFQRFALLTIGDGLVAQIPSLLLATAAAIIVTRINNDDGDVSSQVKQQLLATPAVIFTAAAVMLVLGLVPGMPMIAFLSFAGVLAFVGWRQKNRVLEDKPLEQAEEMVEALTKKDEPLKWEDLPFIDCMSVELGYQLISLVDESKDAELLSRIKGVRKTLSEKMGFLLPEVRVKDNLTLKPNEYRIKISGAKVAAGMVKIDALLAIKSGEVFGTLDGEITRDPAYNMEAVWIEADNKPKALNLGYSVVDCPTVIATHVSKLMRENLAEMFGFNENDALVQRLRGLSAKLAESFDKALTANEQLKVFRQLLQEQISLADIRNIATTLVDSAETTKDPVLLCSDIRCTLKRSIMAQAIGERTRLTTFTLADELEQTLLAALNQSQQEVKVALDSFPIDPTLLSQLQQRMPAVKEKLQQDGHPAALLVTPQLRPLLARYARSFAKGLSVLSYNEVPEHIQVDVVGTLG from the coding sequence GTGAACTGGAACACATTAAAGCATACCAAAGTAAGTATACCTATTTTACTCCTGGCGATACTGGCCATGGTGATCCTGCCTTTGCCTCCCTGGTTACTCGACAGCCTGTTTACCTTTAATATCGTCTTGTCGATCATGGTGTTGCTGGTGGCGGTTTCGGCGAACCGGCCGCTGGATTTTTCCGTCTTTCCTACGGTATTGCTGATCGCTACCCTGATGCGCCTGACCCTGAATATCGCCTCCACCCGGATAGTACTGTTGCACGGCCACGAAGGGGGAGACAGCGCCGGTAAGGTGATCCAGGCCTTCGGTGAAGTGGTGATCGGCGGCAACTATGTTGTGGGCATGGTGGTGTTCGTTATCCTGATGATCATCAACTTTGTGGTGATCACTAAAGGGGGGGAGCGTATCTCCGAAGTGGCGGCCCGCTTTACTTTGGATGCCCTGCCGGGCAAGCAGATGGCGATAGATGCCGACCTGAATGCCGGTATTATCGACCAGCACCAGGCAAAACAACGCCGCACCGAGGTTTCCGGTGAGGCAGACTTTTACGGGGCCATGGACGGGGCGTCAAAATTTGTCCGCGGTGACGCCGTGGCCGGTTTGCTGATTCTGGTGATCAACCTGCTTGGCGGTTTAAGTATCGGGGTGTTCCAGCATGACCTGACGGCGGGTGAGGCGTTCCAGCGCTTTGCCCTGCTGACCATAGGTGACGGCCTGGTGGCCCAGATCCCGTCGTTATTATTGGCGACCGCCGCCGCTATTATCGTGACCCGTATCAATAACGACGACGGCGATGTCTCCAGCCAGGTAAAGCAGCAGCTGCTGGCCACCCCGGCGGTGATCTTCACCGCCGCCGCGGTTATGCTGGTACTGGGGCTGGTGCCCGGCATGCCTATGATAGCTTTCCTGTCTTTTGCCGGGGTGTTGGCCTTTGTCGGCTGGCGCCAGAAAAACCGTGTGCTTGAAGATAAGCCGCTGGAACAGGCGGAAGAAATGGTGGAGGCACTCACCAAAAAAGACGAGCCGCTGAAATGGGAAGACCTGCCTTTTATCGATTGCATGTCGGTAGAGCTGGGTTACCAGCTGATTTCCCTGGTGGATGAAAGCAAGGACGCCGAGTTGCTCAGCCGCATCAAGGGGGTACGCAAAACCCTGTCGGAAAAGATGGGCTTTTTGCTGCCCGAGGTCAGGGTGAAAGATAACCTGACCCTGAAACCCAACGAATACCGCATCAAGATCAGCGGGGCGAAAGTTGCCGCCGGCATGGTGAAAATAGATGCCTTGCTGGCGATAAAGTCCGGAGAGGTTTTCGGCACCCTGGACGGCGAGATCACCCGGGATCCCGCCTACAACATGGAGGCGGTGTGGATCGAGGCGGACAATAAACCTAAGGCGTTGAATTTGGGGTATTCCGTGGTGGACTGCCCGACGGTGATCGCCACCCATGTCAGCAAGCTTATGCGGGAAAACCTGGCGGAAATGTTCGGCTTCAATGAAAACGATGCCCTGGTGCAAAGGCTGCGCGGCCTGTCGGCGAAACTGGCGGAGAGTTTTGACAAGGCGCTGACGGCGAACGAGCAGTTAAAGGTATTCCGCCAGCTGCTGCAGGAACAGATTTCCCTGGCGGATATCCGCAATATCGCCACCACCCTGGTGGACTCGGCGGAAACCACCAAAGATCCCGTGCTTTTGTGTTCCGATATCCGCTGCACCTTAAAGCGCAGCATCATGGCCCAGGCCATAGGGGAGCGGACCCGGTTAACCACCTTTACCCTGGCGGACGAGCTGGAGCAAACCCTGCTGGCGGCCCTGAACCAGTCGCAGCAGGAGGTTAAGGTGGCGCTGGACAGCTTCCCGATAGATCCGACGCTGCTGAGCCAGCTGCAGCAGCGTATGCCGGCGGTGAAAGAAAAACTGCAGCAGGACGGCCATCCGGCCGCTTTGCTGGTGACGCCGCAGTTGCGGCCTTTGCTGGCAAGGTATGCCCGCTCTTTTGCCAAGGGCCTGTCGGTGCTTTCCTATAATGAAGTGCCCGAGCATATTCAGGTGGATGTAGTGGGGACTTTGGGTTAG
- the flhB gene encoding flagellar biosynthesis protein FlhB: MSEDSTQDKSEQASQQKIDRARKDGQLARSKELSTAGLLLIGGIAFLWFAPLFSEFFSKLMSRQMQLNWSATRDPSLMVSMFAEAVLDMLMVLVPFILFLNLVLMLLGLFPGGFIFVMKAVMPKFSKLNPLSGLKRMFSKDSLMELLKSILKISLIALTMASILNQYWSQLFAMAQMPLIRSIETGMKIISLAFIIMGSSLFLVAALDVPYQRFAMLKKLRMSKQEVKEEHKNSEGSPEVKQKIKQIQRQMSQARMEKLVPDADVVIVNPTHYAVALKYDVNRSSAPFVIAKGVDHMALRIRDIARKHELEVLEVPELTRAIYYSTQIDQEIPGALYTAVAYILTYIMQLKAYRQGRGKAPNALPDFAIPESLRR; encoded by the coding sequence ATGTCGGAAGATTCTACCCAGGATAAATCGGAACAGGCCTCGCAACAGAAAATCGACCGGGCGAGGAAAGACGGCCAGCTGGCGCGCTCCAAGGAGCTGTCCACCGCGGGCCTGCTGCTGATTGGCGGTATCGCCTTTCTCTGGTTTGCACCTTTGTTCAGCGAGTTCTTTAGTAAGCTGATGTCCCGGCAGATGCAGCTGAACTGGTCGGCAACCCGGGATCCGTCGTTAATGGTATCCATGTTTGCCGAGGCCGTGCTCGACATGCTGATGGTGCTGGTGCCTTTTATCCTCTTCCTTAACCTGGTGCTGATGCTGCTGGGCTTGTTTCCCGGGGGCTTTATCTTCGTGATGAAGGCGGTGATGCCGAAATTCAGCAAACTTAATCCCCTTAGCGGCTTAAAGCGCATGTTTTCCAAAGATTCCCTGATGGAGCTGCTTAAGTCTATCCTGAAAATCAGCTTAATCGCCCTGACCATGGCCAGCATACTGAACCAGTACTGGTCCCAGCTGTTTGCCATGGCGCAAATGCCGTTGATCCGCTCGATAGAAACCGGCATGAAGATCATTTCCCTGGCCTTTATCATCATGGGCAGCTCGCTGTTTTTGGTGGCGGCGCTGGATGTGCCCTACCAGAGGTTTGCCATGCTCAAGAAGCTGCGCATGAGTAAGCAGGAAGTGAAGGAAGAGCATAAAAACAGCGAAGGCAGCCCGGAAGTAAAACAGAAGATCAAACAGATCCAGCGGCAGATGAGCCAGGCACGCATGGAAAAACTGGTTCCGGATGCCGATGTGGTGATCGTCAACCCCACCCATTATGCGGTGGCGCTTAAATATGACGTTAACCGCTCGTCGGCGCCTTTCGTGATCGCCAAAGGGGTGGACCATATGGCGCTGCGGATCCGGGACATTGCCCGCAAACATGAGCTGGAGGTGCTGGAAGTACCGGAGCTGACCCGGGCGATTTATTATTCCACCCAGATAGATCAGGAAATACCCGGCGCCCTGTATACCGCGGTGGCTTACATTCTAACTTATATCATGCAGCTTAAGGCGTACCGGCAGGGACGGGGCAAGGCCCCCAATGCCCTGCCTGATTTTGCTATTCCCGAAAGTTTAAGACGTTAA
- the fliR gene encoding flagellar biosynthetic protein FliR, with translation MLTLSTPELMAWLGKLWWPFFRIAAVLWLMPFFGDPRVTPLVRILFSLVLAAIIAPMMPLMPAFDPFSVSTLVLAIEQILFGVILGLSLNLLFTMMFLVGQLLSMQMGLSMAVMNDPANGGSAPLISQLLIIFATLLFLGLNGHLVVLDIIVESFRTWPVGESIFALDIEVAVQLVGWMFAAGLMLAMPAIIAMLLVNITFGAMNRSAPSLNVFSLGFPMGMLMGLFCLGLVFSAIPNRFLDLTVYVLSQMRAVIGA, from the coding sequence GTGCTGACCCTGAGTACCCCGGAACTGATGGCCTGGCTCGGTAAGCTGTGGTGGCCGTTTTTCCGCATCGCCGCTGTGCTCTGGCTGATGCCGTTTTTTGGCGATCCCAGGGTGACGCCGCTGGTGCGCATTTTATTTTCCCTGGTGCTGGCCGCCATTATCGCCCCTATGATGCCGCTGATGCCGGCGTTTGATCCTTTTTCGGTTTCTACCTTAGTGCTGGCCATCGAACAGATACTGTTCGGGGTTATTCTCGGCTTAAGCCTGAACCTGCTTTTTACCATGATGTTTTTAGTGGGCCAGCTGTTGTCCATGCAAATGGGCCTGTCGATGGCGGTGATGAACGATCCCGCCAACGGCGGCAGTGCGCCGCTGATTTCCCAGCTGCTGATCATCTTTGCCACTTTGCTGTTTCTGGGGCTGAACGGCCATTTGGTCGTCCTGGATATCATAGTCGAAAGTTTCCGCACCTGGCCGGTGGGAGAGAGTATTTTTGCCCTGGATATCGAGGTGGCGGTGCAGCTGGTGGGCTGGATGTTTGCGGCCGGGCTGATGCTGGCGATGCCGGCCATTATCGCCATGTTGCTGGTGAATATCACCTTCGGCGCCATGAACCGCAGTGCGCCGTCGTTGAACGTTTTTTCCCTGGGATTTCCCATGGGTATGCTGATGGGCCTGTTTTGCCTGGGCCTGGTGTTTTCTGCCATCCCCAACCGTTTCCTGGACCTGACCGTGTATGTGTTGAGCCAGATGCGCGCTGTGATCGGAGCTTAA
- the fliQ gene encoding flagellar biosynthesis protein FliQ, translating to MSPEQIVELMNQAILTIIAMVSVLIVPGLVVGLIVSIFQAATQIQEQTLSFLPRLLMTLLMLMFAGHWLLKQLQELFDGLFLNIPGLIG from the coding sequence ATGAGTCCCGAGCAGATAGTGGAACTGATGAACCAGGCGATTTTAACTATCATCGCCATGGTTTCCGTGCTGATAGTGCCGGGCCTGGTGGTGGGGCTGATCGTCAGTATCTTCCAGGCGGCGACGCAGATCCAGGAGCAGACGTTAAGCTTCCTGCCGCGTTTGCTGATGACCCTGCTGATGCTGATGTTTGCCGGCCATTGGCTGTTGAAGCAGCTGCAGGAGCTGTTCGACGGCCTGTTCCTTAATATTCCCGGTTTGATCGGCTAG
- the fliP gene encoding flagellar type III secretion system pore protein FliP (The bacterial flagellar biogenesis protein FliP forms a type III secretion system (T3SS)-type pore required for flagellar assembly.) gives MIWRLLLLALLTAGSIFPAQAELTLFSVTEGGVKQEYSIKLQILLLMTALSLLPAMLLMLTSFTRIIVVLAILRQAMGLQQSPPNRVLVGIALTLTILIMRPVWSEIHQQAFIPYEQEEIGLEQAIARAKQPLQAFMLAQTRETDLEQMMKIAGEEPVTLADNIPFFVLMPAFVLSELKTAFQIGFMLFIPFLVIDLVVASVLMAMGMMMLSPLIISLPFKLMVFVLVDGWSMTVGTMAASFSGG, from the coding sequence ATGATATGGCGCTTGTTATTGCTGGCGTTGTTGACCGCCGGCAGTATTTTTCCCGCCCAGGCGGAGCTGACGTTATTTTCTGTTACCGAAGGCGGGGTCAAGCAGGAATACAGCATCAAGCTGCAGATTTTACTGCTGATGACGGCGTTAAGCCTGTTGCCGGCCATGCTGCTGATGCTTACCAGTTTTACCCGCATTATCGTGGTGCTGGCGATTCTGCGCCAGGCCATGGGCTTGCAGCAAAGCCCGCCTAACCGGGTGCTGGTGGGCATTGCCCTGACCCTGACGATTTTGATCATGAGGCCGGTGTGGAGCGAGATCCACCAGCAGGCCTTTATTCCCTACGAGCAGGAAGAGATCGGGCTGGAGCAGGCGATAGCAAGGGCCAAGCAGCCGCTGCAGGCCTTTATGTTGGCGCAAACCCGGGAAACGGATCTGGAGCAGATGATGAAGATAGCCGGCGAGGAGCCGGTGACGTTGGCGGACAATATCCCGTTTTTTGTGCTGATGCCGGCCTTTGTGCTCAGCGAGTTGAAAACCGCTTTCCAAATCGGCTTTATGCTGTTTATCCCCTTTCTGGTGATAGACCTGGTGGTGGCCAGCGTACTTATGGCCATGGGTATGATGATGCTGTCGCCGCTGATCATTTCCCTGCCGTTTAAGCTGATGGTGTTTGTGCTGGTGGACGGCTGGTCGATGACGGTGGGCACTATGGCCGCCAGTTTTTCCGGCGGTTGA
- the fliN gene encoding flagellar motor switch protein FliN, producing the protein MNEFDVDNMDLELDGLDDLDDQLMEEAIAMEEKPPARDLSFFHNIPVDVTLEVASTKLMLGDLMQLSSGAVIELEKVAGEPLDVKVNGQMLASAEVVVVNGKYGIKLVDIVDDVLNGFRL; encoded by the coding sequence ATGAATGAATTTGACGTTGATAACATGGATTTAGAACTTGACGGTCTGGATGATCTCGACGATCAGCTGATGGAAGAAGCCATCGCCATGGAAGAGAAGCCGCCGGCGCGGGATTTAAGCTTTTTTCATAATATTCCCGTTGATGTCACCCTGGAGGTTGCCAGCACTAAATTGATGCTGGGGGACCTGATGCAGTTAAGCTCGGGGGCGGTGATCGAACTGGAAAAAGTTGCCGGTGAGCCGCTGGACGTTAAGGTGAACGGCCAGATGCTGGCGTCGGCCGAAGTCGTGGTGGTGAACGGCAAATACGGCATCAAACTTGTTGATATTGTTGACGATGTCTTAAACGGTTTCCGTTTATGA
- a CDS encoding FliM/FliN family flagellar motor C-terminal domain-containing protein: MPAFTPAAKRILAADEAIGVEPYDLLGDKRHRQTCLNLINACHHELLTRLESECIRLLNDHECKLELSPFSCGAIAIEQDTLLWLQASNGANEHVILAINYATLYNLAEIFLGGQQAKIGKKNGDIKVSDSELRLLTTLLNIHLTASDQLLELDNQWQILPVNKPETTEEYLTASSCLTIKDYQATWDIWYQPSIIAPRVAQPDADADLSLLEAKLAFAAEKIPTELNLVLAKTRLTVAQLTRLRKDDLIMLDLPEVVNAYAGKQVIAQGRVVEKSGQLVMQVTDVPQE; encoded by the coding sequence ATGCCTGCTTTTACGCCGGCTGCTAAGCGCATCTTAGCTGCAGATGAGGCTATTGGGGTTGAACCGTATGATCTGCTTGGCGACAAACGCCACAGGCAAACCTGCCTGAATCTTATCAACGCATGCCATCATGAATTGCTCACCCGCCTGGAAAGCGAGTGTATACGCCTGCTGAACGACCACGAATGTAAGCTGGAATTAAGCCCTTTTAGCTGCGGCGCTATCGCCATAGAGCAGGACACCCTGTTGTGGCTGCAGGCCAGCAACGGGGCGAATGAACATGTCATTCTGGCGATTAACTATGCAACCCTGTATAACCTGGCGGAAATCTTCCTCGGCGGACAGCAGGCAAAAATAGGTAAGAAAAACGGCGATATCAAGGTCAGCGATTCTGAACTCAGGCTGTTAACTACCTTGCTAAACATACACTTAACGGCATCCGATCAACTGCTGGAGCTGGACAACCAGTGGCAGATCCTGCCGGTGAACAAGCCGGAAACCACAGAGGAATACCTTACCGCCAGCAGCTGCCTGACCATAAAAGATTACCAGGCAACCTGGGATATCTGGTACCAGCCTTCGATTATTGCTCCCCGGGTGGCACAGCCCGATGCCGACGCGGATTTAAGCCTGCTTGAGGCCAAGCTGGCGTTTGCCGCGGAAAAAATTCCCACCGAACTTAATTTAGTGTTAGCCAAAACCCGGCTGACGGTGGCCCAGTTAACCCGGCTGAGAAAAGACGATCTTATCATGCTGGATTTGCCGGAGGTGGTGAATGCCTACGCCGGCAAGCAGGTGATCGCCCAGGGGCGGGTGGTGGAGAAATCCGGACAGTTGGTGATGCAGGTCACTGATGTACCTCAGGAATAA